The following are encoded together in the Glycine max cultivar Williams 82 chromosome 8, Glycine_max_v4.0, whole genome shotgun sequence genome:
- the LOC100787304 gene encoding mitochondrial carnitine/acylcarnitine carrier-like protein-like isoform X1, translated as MGDVAKDLAAGTVGGAAQLICGHPFDTIKVKLQSQPAPLPGQLPKYSGAFDAVKQTIAAEGARGLYKGMGAPLATVAAFNAVLFTVRGQMETLVRSNPGSPLTVDQQFVCGAGAGVAVSILACPTELIKCRLQAQSALAGSETATVAVKYGGPMDVARHVLRSEGGVRGLFKGLVPTMGREIPGNAIMFGVYEALKQKFAGGTDTSGLSRGSLIVAGGLAGASFWFLVYPTDVIKSVIQVDDHRNPKFSGSFDAFRKIRATEGFKGLYKGFGPAMARSVPANAACFLAYEMTRSALG; from the exons ATGGGAGATGTGGCGAAGGACCTTGCAGCTGGGACTGTTGGAGGGGCAGCACAGTTGATATGTGGACACCCATTTGACACCATCAAGGTCAAGCTCCAAAGCCAGCCTGCACCACTCCCTGGTCAGCTTCCCAAGTACTCAGGTGCATTTGATGCTGTTAAGCAGACAATAGCAGCTGAAGGAGCAAGGGGTTTATACAAAGGTATGGGTGCTCCGCTTGCTACGGTAGCAGCCTTCAATGCTGTCCTGTTTACAGTGAGGGGACAAATGGAAACATTAGTGAGGTCCAATCCTGGTTCCCCCCTCACAGTGGATCAGCAGTTTGTTTGTGGAGCTGGAGCCGGAGTTGCTGTTTCCATTCTTGCCTGCCCAACTGAATTGATCAAATGCAG GTTACAAGCACAAAGTGCGCTTGCCGGCTCCGAAACAGCTACCGTGGCTGTTAAGTATGGAGGACCTATGGATGTGGCCAGGCATGTTCTTAGGTCAGAAGGGGGCGTGAGAGGTCTTTTCAAGGGCTTGGTTCCCACTATGGGACGTGAGATACCTGGAAATGCTATAATGTTTGGTGTATATGAAGCATTAAAGCAAAAGTTTGCAGGAGGTACTGATACTTCTGGCCTAAGTAGAGGTTCTCTGATTGTTGCTGGAGGCTTGGCTGGAGCTTCCTTCTGGTTCTTGGTTTACCCAACTGATGTTATTAAGAGTGTGATTCAAGTAGATGATCACAGAAACCCGAAATTTTCTGGTTCATTTGATGCATTCAGAAAGATTCGAGCTACagaaggattcaaaggcttGTATAAGGGTTTTGGTCCTGCAATGGCCCGTAGTGTTCCTGCAAATGCAGCATGCTTCTTGGCATATGAGATGACAAGATCAGCTCTGGGATGA
- the LOC102668665 gene encoding uncharacterized mitochondrial protein AtMg00810-like, with amino-acid sequence MGSNRLVDNGSPGYRPSLLLMIFSNHQQITLSFYASMLTLLRLFFYVDDIIVTGNSITEIQTITALLDQTFKIKDLGNLKFFLGLEIARSARGIHLCQRKCVLDIIADSGMLGCRPASTLVDYSTRLQASSGTPLSGVSSSSYRCLVGRLIYLTNTCPDIAFAVQQLISSGLFFAAHGTPQLHAFSDSDWARCRDTRRSITGFSVYFGSSLISWPSKKQSTISRSSSEAEYWALASTTCELQWLTFLLQDFRVSFIQPATLYCDNQSTIQIASNPVFHERTKHIEIDCHIVRHKVNAGLIKLLPISSSMRLDKKIKN; translated from the exons ATGGGCTCAAACAGGCTAGTCGACAATGGTTCACCCGGTTATCGACCTTCCTTGCTTCTCATGATTTTCAGCAATCACCAGCAGATCACTCTCTCTTTCTACGCTTCAATGCTAACATTACTACGCCTATTtttctatgttgatgatatcatTGTGACAGGTAATAGTATTACTGAAATTCAAACCATCACTGCTCTGCTTGATCAAACATTCAAGATTAAGGACCTTGGCAACTTGAAATTTTTCCTTGGGCTCGAAATTGCTCGATCTGCTCGCGGCATCCACTTATGTCAACGCAAGTGCGTTCTTGATATTATTGCTGACTCAGGCATGCTTGGTTGTCGTCCAGCTTCAACCCTCGTGGATTATTCCACTAGGTTACAGGCTTCCTCGGGCACCCCATTATCCGGTGTATCTTCATCCTCCTATCGTTGCCTGGTCGGACGTCTTATTTACCTCACCAATACGTGCCCCGACATTGCCTTCGCCGTCCAGCAACTTATCA GCTCGGGTCTCTTCTTCGCTGCTCATGGCACTCCTCAACTTCATGCTTTCAGTGACTCGGACTGGGCTAGGTGTCGTGATACTAGACGTTCCATCACCGGCTTCTCCGTTTACTTCGGTTCTTCactgatttcttggccctcaaAGAAACAATCCACCATATCCCGTAGTTCTTCAGAAGCCGAGTATTGGGCCTTAGCTTCCACTACCTGTGAACTGCAATGGCTCACGTTTCTTCTTCAGGATTTCCGTGTGTCCTTCATTCAACCAGCTACTCTTTATTGCGATAATCAGTCCACCATTCAAATCGCTTCTAATCCTGTCTTCCACGAACGCACCAAACACATAGAAATCGACTGTCATATCGTGCGGCACAAGGTTAACGCCGGCCTCATCAAGCTCCTTCCCATCTCTTCTTCCATGcgacttgataaaaaaataaaaaactaa